One genomic window of Kosmotoga olearia TBF 19.5.1 includes the following:
- a CDS encoding 3'-5' exoribonuclease YhaM family protein — protein sequence MKLKDILGEEVVKKINETQRSDTPMPFVSDLKPGMNVTLDLKVISKRLQQTRDGKKFLLMTLSDRTGTIRGIDWHSAEENDAKIDIGSLVRVRGRIVVYEERLQLNLDSQNGLDLLKDGMYDSSRFLATTKRSIPSMYESLEKYLNSIKNEPLKQLLKCVFEEDREFVEHFVTSPAAVTVHHAYKGGLLEHTLDVVEICDFLSNKYAESLDRDLLIAGAMLHDIGKVREYSLNQAGIDKTDEGELIGHITIGSEMITHYAGRIRDFPEDLLIELKHLILSHHGEMEWGSPVVPKTTEAIVLHMADNLDSKIAQFREIENRESNASGYGWSNYDRFLNRRIFMKNRDSSAQ from the coding sequence ATGAAACTTAAGGATATCCTTGGAGAAGAAGTGGTAAAGAAAATAAACGAGACACAAAGATCCGATACCCCCATGCCTTTCGTTTCCGACCTCAAACCGGGAATGAATGTAACACTGGATCTGAAAGTTATTTCCAAACGTTTACAGCAAACCCGCGATGGAAAGAAATTTCTTCTCATGACTCTCTCTGATCGCACCGGAACGATAAGGGGAATAGACTGGCATTCTGCAGAAGAAAACGATGCAAAAATAGATATAGGTTCGCTCGTCAGGGTTAGAGGGAGAATCGTTGTTTATGAGGAACGACTTCAGCTCAACCTAGACAGCCAGAATGGTCTCGATCTGCTCAAAGATGGTATGTACGACTCGTCGAGATTTCTCGCAACCACCAAACGAAGTATTCCATCAATGTATGAATCTCTGGAAAAGTACCTGAATTCTATCAAAAACGAACCTTTGAAGCAGCTTTTGAAATGCGTTTTCGAGGAAGACAGAGAATTCGTTGAACATTTCGTCACCTCTCCAGCAGCGGTCACCGTCCATCACGCGTACAAAGGCGGGCTTTTAGAGCATACGCTGGATGTTGTAGAAATCTGCGATTTTCTCTCAAACAAATATGCAGAATCCCTTGATCGAGATTTGCTCATAGCTGGCGCGATGCTTCACGATATCGGAAAGGTCAGGGAATATTCGCTCAATCAGGCTGGAATAGATAAAACCGACGAAGGGGAGCTCATAGGCCATATAACAATCGGTTCGGAAATGATTACGCACTATGCCGGTAGGATTCGCGACTTCCCGGAAGACCTTCTTATAGAATTGAAACACCTCATTCTGTCGCACCATGGCGAAATGGAGTGGGGGTCACCCGTGGTTCCAAAAACCACAGAAGCCATAGTTCTCCATATGGCTGACAACCTGGATTCCAAAATCGCGCAGTTCAGAGAAATAGAAAATCGAGAATCAAACGCTTCTGGTTACGGTTGGAGTAATTACGACAGGTTCTTAAACCGCAGAATCTTCATGAAAAACCGTGACAGTTCAGCACAATGA